The segment TTGGCCGTCGCGAAATCGTCGTCGAGGAACAGTCGTTCGGTCACCTCGAGTTCGAGCCGTGACGGGTCGAGGCCAGCTTCACGCAGAGCGGACAGGATCCCGAGTGCCGCGCCAGGCGCCTTGATCTGCAACGGCGAAAGGTTGACCGCGACGGTGACGTCCTCGGGCCAGTGAACCGCGGCCCGCGCCGCCTGCGCGGTGATCCAGTTGCCGAGCGTGACGATGACGCCGGTCTCTTCGGCGACGGGGATGAATTCGTCGGGCTTCAATTCACCCTTTACCGGATGGAACCAGCGAACCAGCGCCTCGAACGTACGGATGCGGCCGCTTTCAAGGTCGATGATCGGCTGGAAGAAGATCGATAGCTCGTCCCGCTGGATGGCCGCGCGCAATTCCGCCTCGATCTCCCGCCGGCGCACCAGGTTGCGGCTCATCGACTTTTCGAAAAAGCGGCTGTGGTTCTTGCCGCCGACCTTGGCGTGATACAGCGCGAGGTCGGCCGCCTGCATCAGGCTGTCGAGGTCCACCGCATCTTCCGGCAGGATCGCGATGCCCATCGAGCAGGGGACCTCCAGCCGCTCATCGTCGATCCGCATCGGGCGGGTCACGTTGTCCAGCACCTGCGAGGCCAGACGTTCACACGCATGGCGATCGTCTACCGGGCACATGACGATGAATTCATCGCCGCCGAAACGGGCGATTGTGGCGCCAGCAGGCGCGCTCTCGCGCAGCCGTTTGGCGACTTCGCTCAGGACTTGGTCGCCCACCGGGTGACCCAGCAGATCGTTGACTTCCTTGAAGCGATCGAGGTCCAGCCAGAACAACGCGAGCGCTCCTACGTCACTCAGCGTAGGCATTCGTTCGGCCATCGCGTGATTGAGGCCGGCGCGGTTGGCTAGACCGGTGACGACATCGGTCCGGGCGAGCACCTGCATCCGCTCAGCCAGATGGGCACTGGTTTCGGCCGCGCCGATCGCACTGCGCAAGGTCTGGAACAGGTTATGCACGATTGACCACATCGTCCCCACCAGCAGCAGCACGATGATCGCCATCGCGAGGTATGCCAGCGTGCCAACCCACAGCGCCGCCAGCACCAGAGGAAGCGCGGTGAGCGACAGTTGCGACAGGGCAATCGCCGGTCGTCCGGCGTTGCGGGCACAGACGCCCACGCTGTAACCGATGGCGTTCACCAGCATCAGTGCCTGCACGCCGGGTTCGGTGCCCAGAACGATCGCGAGGCCGGTGAAGCTGCCCAGCACGGTGGCGTACGCGACGGCCCCGATGGCATAGCGGTGCTCGAGCTTGCTGGTGCTCACCCGATCGTCTGGCGGCAGGCGAAAAACCAGCCACACGCGCGACATGGCGATGAAGCTCAAGACCATGCAGCTGATGTAGAGCCACGCTTCCTGGCTGACCGAAGCGGCGACGCAGGTGGAGATCACCGCAATTAAGGTGCCGACGGCCGCCGTGATCGGTTGGGCATAGAGTTTGCGGACCAGCGTGCGACGGACCTGATCGTCGAGCGCATCGCCGCGATCGAACCACTGTGCGATGAACCGCATCCACCCGACCGCCACGTTCGACCCCATGGCAATGCGTTAGCCGGAACTTCTCACCACGTGGTTAATGCAGGGCTTACGTACGCCGCGCGAGATATTGCTTGGCCAGTTCGGCGCCGAGCCGCTTGTCGAGTGTGCGGCAGATGG is part of the Altererythrobacter sp. TH136 genome and harbors:
- a CDS encoding EAL domain-containing protein, translating into MRFIAQWFDRGDALDDQVRRTLVRKLYAQPITAAVGTLIAVISTCVAASVSQEAWLYISCMVLSFIAMSRVWLVFRLPPDDRVSTSKLEHRYAIGAVAYATVLGSFTGLAIVLGTEPGVQALMLVNAIGYSVGVCARNAGRPAIALSQLSLTALPLVLAALWVGTLAYLAMAIIVLLLVGTMWSIVHNLFQTLRSAIGAAETSAHLAERMQVLARTDVVTGLANRAGLNHAMAERMPTLSDVGALALFWLDLDRFKEVNDLLGHPVGDQVLSEVAKRLRESAPAGATIARFGGDEFIVMCPVDDRHACERLASQVLDNVTRPMRIDDERLEVPCSMGIAILPEDAVDLDSLMQAADLALYHAKVGGKNHSRFFEKSMSRNLVRRREIEAELRAAIQRDELSIFFQPIIDLESGRIRTFEALVRWFHPVKGELKPDEFIPVAEETGVIVTLGNWITAQAARAAVHWPEDVTVAVNLSPLQIKAPGAALGILSALREAGLDPSRLELEVTERLFLDDDFATANFINDLSAAGVQFALDDFGTGYSSLGSINKFPFSKIKIDRSFVSGPNVGRKSQAIIRAVAEMGTQLGMEIVAEGIETVDQVGTVKASGCTLGQGYYFSRAVPDYLAAMLLAQERETAGLRATG